The genomic region CGATAACTTACACTTCCAAACATAGAACTCAAACCCCCCTAGGAAACGATGAACGAGTACTGGCAAGAAATTCATGCCTTGACCATGCGGTGGGTACGGCGGTTGAGCCGTGAAAAATTCAGCATGCTGTTTACGCTGGTCCAGCCGATGCTGTTCTGGCTGATTTTTTTCGGCAATCTGTTCCAACGCGCCGCCGACTCGCAGGTCATGCAGGCTCCGAACTACATCAGCTTCCTTGCGGCCGGCGTCGTCGTCATGACGGTGCTCAACAACGGACTGGCCGGAGGGGTGGATCTCCTCTTCGACAAGGAAAACGGGTTCCTGGAGCGGTTGATGTCCACGCCGATCCGCCGGAGTTCCGTCATCCTGAGCCGGTTCCTCTTTGTGATGACGATCACCTCGCTTCAAGTACTGGTCATCCTGGGCGTGGCGTTCCTGTTCGGCGTCCGTCCGGCGACCGGCTTGCTCGGCATCGCCGTTATCTTATTGATCGGCATTTTGTTCGGCGTCGGATTGACGGCGATCTCGATGGCCATGGCCTTCTCTGTCAAAAGTCACGGGGATTTCTTCTCTGTCCTCGGGTTTCTGTCGCTCCCCATGATATTCTTGAGTTCGGCATTGGTGCCGCTCGCGGCGATGCCGGGATGGATGGGATTTCTTGCCCAGTTCAATCCCATGACCTGGGCCATCGATGCCGTGCGGCCTTTGATCCTCTCGAGTTGGGCCGACGCGCTTCCGCACGTGGGAATGGTCGTAGTGGTGATGATCGTCTTCGACGCGCTGTGTCTGTACGGCGGGGCCAAAGCCTTTCGCCGCGCGATGGGTTAGCGCGCATCGATTCCGCAGCGGTCGCGGCGTTGACCATCTTGCCGACGGGGTGGTAGAGAGTTCACCATGGTGGTCATTCCAGAGAGTCAGATTAGAGCCCTCATCAGATTGCTGGCCGATGAGGATGAGAGAATCGTCCAGACGATCAGCGACAAGCTGATCGACATCGGTCCTTCCGCGGTCCCCCTTCTCCAGGAAGCTGAAATCGAACAGCCGGAAATGGCCGAACGGATCGCCTCCGTCTTGGAAGAGATTCGGGGAGGCAAACTCGAAGACGAGCTGCTTCGCCTCGTCGCTGGACCGGATGATCAAGTGGATCTGGAACAGGGCGGGTTTTTGATCGCCCGGTACGCGTATCCCTCGCTCGACGTGCCGATCTATACCCGGCTGCTCGACGAGATGGCCCAAGAGGTACAGGACCGCATAGGCCCGCGCGCGTCAGGAGAAGAAACCGTCAAGACGCTGAACCGGTACCTTTTTACGGAACAGGGCTTCAAGGGAAACACCAAGAACTATTACGAGGTCGAGAACAGCTATCTGAACCGCGTGATCGACCGGCGAACCGGCATTCCCATCAGTCTGTCGGTCATCTACCTCCTGATCGGAAAGCGGCTGCGCCTTCCGGTCCACGGGATCGGCATGCCGGGGCATTTTCTGGTCAAGTACGAGTCGGATCGATACAAGATCTTCGTCGATTGCTTCAACGGCGGAGCCTTGCTCACCGAGAAGAATTGTCAGCGGTTTCTCACCGAAGCCGGATACGGGTTCGACGAGAAGTATCTGCAGCAAAGCCCGGTTCGCGCGATCCTCTCGCGTATGACCAAGAACCTGTTGGCCATTTACGCCAAACTCGACGATCCGATCAGAAAGTCCCGTCTGAACCGGTTTATCGAGATCCTGGGGTGTGACAACCGCGAAGGCGGTCTTTAAAGACTCGACGTACCAGCAAACGTGCGACTCGCCTTTTCGCTCGTTGCGGCCTTGCGCAAAACGATTGTGAGCAGCCTGCAATTCGGTAAGGGACTGGCTCCGGCGCGGCCGCGGCCTGTCCCTGTCTTCACGGGCGTTAAACTCTGATCGTCAACAGATCCTTCCCGATCGTGATCGGTCCGGTAAATTCCTCTCCCGCCTGTGCCCGCACGTCATACCGTTCGGCGATCGGATAGAAATGAGACAACACGAGGCGCCCGATCCCCGCCTCCTTCGCAGCCAGGCCACATTGCCCCGCATGCAGATGCGCTGCTCCCGGCTTGTTCGCGGGGAAGGAGCAATCGAGCACCGCGACATCGGCCCCGTCGCATAGCCGCAGCAGATTGCCGCAGTATTGGGTATCGCCTGAGTAGGCGACGGTCTTGCCGCGGTATTCGACGCGATAGCCGACACAATGCAGATCCGGCACGTGGGTCATGACACGGGGAGCGATCCGCGTCTCTCCGATCATGAAACTGCGGTCACTCACTTCTTTGAAGAACACACGAAAAGGCGGGGCGGAAAAGCTCGGGAACGTGGCCATGATCGTTCCAAGCAGCCGTTTCGATCCGCGCGGGCCGATCAGCGTCAGGTCCGGCCGCCAGCCTCCTCCGTATTTCATATAGATCACCGCATCGAAAAAAAAAGTGATGAAATCCGAGAAGTGGTCGGCGTGAAAATGGGAGAAGAGAATATGGGTGATCCGGTGACGGTTCAGACCGGTCTTCAGCAGGTTCGTCAACGTCCGCGGTCCGAAATCGAGGAGCAGCGTCTGATCTGTCCGGACCAGGTAGCCTGCGGCCGCGCGCGTAGGATGCAGGTTCGTGCCGGAGCCGAGAATCGTCAACTGCATGGTCTCAGAGCATACCTCGGGTTACGGAGACACCGGTTGATCAAAGCTGTCGCGCAACCTGGTCAGGAGGACGCGCGCCGTCTCCGCTTCTTCTGAATTCAATGCGCGTTCGAAATAGGGCCTCAGGAACGCGATGTGAGCCGCAAAGGTCTTTCTGAAGAGGACGGTCCCTTTGTCCGTCAGCGTGATCTTGATGCTTCGCCGGTCTTGAACGACCTGCTCGCGTCGGATCAATCCCTTTTTGACCAGGCGATCCAGTACGCCCGTCAGAGTGCCTTTGGTCACGAGTGTCCGCGCGGAGAGCTCGGAACAGGTCATGCCGTCCGTGTCGCCGAGCGTGGCAATGACGTCGAATTGCGAGGGCGTCAACCGCATCGTTCGGATGTGCCGGCTGTCGATACGCCAGAATGCCAGGTAGGTTTCCACGAGCGGGCGAAGCACACGAAGATGGGGATCGTCTTTCGGGTTGGGTAATTCCATAACCATCAGAGTAGTCCGTACTAGAACGAAGCGTCAAGAGCGAGCAAGGGACGGTCCGGTCATCCTCCGGCTCGCGGAATGCGCGCGATGAAGCAATGCTCGTTCGACGCGCGTATTCGAGGATCAACCAGACCGTCCTCGATGAAAGAGACGGCCGCGCGCAGCATCTCCTGTTGCGCCTGTCCGTTGACGGATAACGTTCCCATACCTATGATGCGGCTCCGATGAAGCGGTCAGAGTCCGGTCAGGTCAACCTCACGTCGATCTTCATTCTGTTGGGCGCGGTGATCGCCTGCGTCTGGATCTGGAAGCGCCTGGACCTGGAGACGCAGGAGTACGTGATCGACCAGGCGATTCCACTCGCTTTCGCCGGTATCCTGATCGGCGTGGCCGTGTGGGTGCTGGTGAGAGCCGTTCGCCGGAGGAAGACCAAGCGGCGCCGGCGAGAGCGACTTATGGCCCTGTTTCAGCGCGAGACCGCTCGTGACAAGCAGTTGGAGGTGGCGTTCGCATTGATCGAAGTGAACGAATATCGGACCGAAGGGTTGGAGCCGGTCATCCCGGCTCTGAAGGAACTCTTTTCAACCACGCTTCAACGCTCGCTCGGCGACAAGCAGCACCGCATCCGTGGAATGGCTGCCAGCCATCTGGGTGTTCTGCAGGATAAAAGCATCGTTCCCCTCCTGATCAAGGCTTTGGAAGACGATCATGCCTATGTCCGATCCTGCGCCGCATTGGGCTTGGGCCGTCTTCGCGCGGCCGAGACGCGCGATCGGTTGGTGCGTCTGATGGAGGAGGATTGGGATCAAACCGTCCGCAGCCGTGCACGCGAGGCGGTGGAGCGGATGAGGATGGGTACCTAGGACAGAGACACCGGATTCTCAGGCCGCCCGCGCACCCGCCTGCTCATTCACCCAATCGATGACCCCGATTTCCGGCTTGCAGCGGTACCGAAACGGCATGAACGACCACCCGATTCCCCGGTTGATATACAGGCGGTGGCGGCTGGTCTCATGCTTTCCCGCGATTCGACCGTTGCAGCCGGGGGGAAGCCAGAACGTAGGGATGCCGGGAAACCGCCATTGACCGCCATGGCTATGCCCGCAGAGGACGAGATCGACGGCATGATGTTCCCTCAGCTGGTCGAGGATGTTCGGCGCATGGGCCAGGAGCAGCGTAAAGCGCCGGTGTGCGGGCGGAGGGACGCACGAAAGATCGGCGCGATGGAGACTGGGATCGTCCACTCCCGCAATGGCCAGTTCCCCGACACCGGTCGGAATGTAGGCGGTCTGGTTCACCAGCAGCGTGATTCCGTGACGGTCCGCCAAGCGTGAAAAATCAGACGGTGGGACCCCGCTGTAATGGTCGTGATTTCCCAGGGTGACGAAAACCGGAGCGACAGAACGCAAGTTGGCGAGAAAGCGAAACAGATGCGGCAGCCCTTCCGGAACATTCAACAGGTCGCCTGTAATGAAGATCCAATCCGGCGAAAGTTCCTGGACCGCCTCGACGATTCGGTCATGGCGCGGTTGGTAGCGGTCGAGGTGCAAATCGGTCAGGTGAACGGCGCGGCGTCCCGCGAGCGGGCCATGGACTTGCGTGATAGTGGTGACTTCGTGCTGGCCCAGACCGACTTCCAAGTCCGGTACCAGGCTGAAAAGGCGATAGAGCGGCTCACTCAAACAGGATCCGACCCACGAACGGATGCGATCGGGCCAACTGATCTGCCGGACCGTCATTTCATGATCCGATCCAGGTCCGCCCGGTCCCCGGCCGTGACCCGATATCCTTGGTCGTAGAGGAGACTCATGCCTGTCATGACTTCGTCGAGACTGCGGACTTGATACCAACGGTCGAATCGTTCCGTGAGAGTGGCCACGGGACCCTGCGTCGGATCGCTCGGGTCCAGTGTCAGCGAGAGGGACGCAAAAAGATCGCGAAGCTCGGTCGCATTATACGTATAATCGTCGTTTCGATCGGCCACCAGGGCCAGTTCATATACCGTGAGACCGATGGACAGTTGGGCCTGGGTTTTGGCGAAATCATCCCTCGCTGCATCCATGCCTTTCGGGTAGATGGCCGGACAATCCTTTTCCGGCTTCGAAAAGGCGCTCGGCTGCCAGTGAATGCCTTGAACGACCGGCGGAGGGGTCTTGGTTCCTTTGTAGAACCACGACAAGCAGGTACTGGCTTGGGCGAAAGCCACTTTGTCCCGCTGGACATAACGGATGACGTGCCGTGAGAATCGCGGGAAAATGCTATCGTCGATCGCCGGCGTCGCTTGCGCAGAGGTGAACGCGGCGGTGACGGCGAGAAAAATAACGACCGGGGCGGCCGGACGTGTGCATCGCAAACGCTGAGCCAGCATGTGCAAAGTATACCATGACGGGTGTCGAAATCTGACGGCCAGGCCGACCGGTTACGGGCGTCTTCGTCGACGGTACGCAATGAGGTTGTCATGAGCCATCCCTATCTCACCGCCGCACTTCCCGGGATCGGCGGACGCATCAGGGTCGTCCCGGAGGATTTTCAGGTGGAAGAGATGCCTTTGTATCTTCCCTGCGGGGAAGGCGAGCATCTCTATATCAAGGTCGCCAAGCGATTACTGTCCACGCCGGATCTGATTCGTCGACTCTCGTCGGTCTTGGGCGTCAAGGTGCAAGGCATTGGATCCGCCGGTCTCAAGGATGCACGGGCCGTCACGACTCAAATGCTGTCTCTGCATGGCGTCACCGCGGAACGCGCGGCCGGGATCAAGATCGACGAACAGGTGTTGTCAGTGGAGATTCTGGGCCGGCACCGCAACCGGCTGCGCCCCGGACATCATGCGGGGAACCGATTCCGACTGGTGATTCGGGATCTGGAAGACCACGCGCATCGGACGGTGCCGCTGGTGTTGCAGATACTCCAGGAGCGGGGGGTGCCCAATTATTTCGGTCCGCAGCGGCAGGGCAGGCGCGGAGACAATTATCAGGTTGGGGCCGAACTCTTGGCGGACGAGGCCAGGCGCCGAAAGATGAGCCGCGCCAAGCGCATGTGGTATCTGAACAGTCTCCAGTCTCACCTGTTCAATCAAATTCTGGCCCGGCGGGTCGATCGGTTGGACCGGGTGTTCGCCGGCGATTGGGCAATGAAAACGGAGAACGGGGCGTGTTTTCCGGTCGAAAACGCCGAGCAGGAGCAGCCACGGGCGGATCGATTCGAGATCAGTCCGACGGGGATTCTGTTCGGCTCGCGTGTGTCCTGGGCGGATGGGGAGCCGGGAATAATTGAGCGGGAAGTGGTCAGCGAAAACGGCGCGACACCGGAGGGTCTCACGGAAGCCGCCAAGGCCTGCGGATTTCGAGGCGAACGTCGGCCGTTGCGCGCGAAATTGGATCAGGTCGAGTGGGCTTTGGACGGCAACGTGTTGACCTTGGGTTTTCCCCTTCCCCCGGGCGCGTACGCGACCAATGTGCTCCGGGAGCTCATGAAGACTCCCGAGTAACGGGCATCCGCCTACCCCGCCGTGTAACGGTTCCTCTCCTGCGCCGATTGGCCTCGCATGATAAAATCGATGAGAGACTTCGTATGGCAGAAGCGCAGGAAACTGTCGTCCTCAAGGGCCACATCATCGATTCGCTGATTCTGGCGAAAGTGCTGGATACGATTCTGATGATGGGCGGCACGTTCGATCTGCGCGATGTGTCGATCGGGAAAACCAGACAGGAGCCTTCCCTCGCACGCATTCTCGTGCGGGCCTCGTCCTCTCAGCTCTTGACCGACATTCTTCGCGCCGTCCAGCCTCATGGCGCCGCCGTCGAGCGTGAAACCGACTGTCACTATGAGCCCGCTCCGACCGACGGGGTGTTCCCGGAAGACTTCTATGCCACGACGCACCTGCCGACCCAGGTGCGGTTGGAGGGCCGATGGCTGGATGTCGAGCGCATCGAGATGGATCTTGGGATCGTCGTGGATCCGAAGGCCGGGCGTGTTCGAGCGGCTCCGATGGGTGATGTGAGGCGGGGTGAACTGGTCGTGTGCGGCCGGTCCGGCGTCCGTGTGAGCCCGCTCCAACGTCCCCAGGAGCACGATGTCTTCAGCTTCATGGAGTCGCAGGTTTCAGCCGAGCGGCCGCACGGTCACATCATCGCCGACGTGGCCTCGCGGATGAAGATCCTGCGTGACCGAAGCCGGCAGGGACTTCCTGACAGCCACGTCCTGCTGGCGGGTGGGCCCGCCATCATTCATGCGGGAGGGAGAGAGGCCCTGACGTGGTTGATCGAGGCGGGCTTCATCCAGGTGCTGTTCTGCGGCAACGCCCTGGCGGCCCACGACATGGAGGCGGACCTGTACGGCACCTCCTTGGGGTACGGCCTCTCGGCCGGCCGAGCCGTCCCGCACGGACATGAGCATCATTTGCGGACGATCAATCGCATACGCGCCATTGGCGGCATTGCCACCGCCGTCGAGCGCGGGGTGATCAAACAGGGAATCATGGCAGCGTGTGTTCGGCAAGGGGTGCAAATCGTCATGGCCGGTACGATTCGCGATGACGGACCGTTGCCCGGGGTCATCACGGATTCGATTCGTGCACAGGCGGCGATGCGGGCGGCGATCCCAGGAGTCGGATTGGCGTTGCTCGTCGCGTCCACGCTTCACTCCGTCGCGACAGGCAACTTGTTGCCGGCCATGGTTCCGACGGTCTGCGTCGACGTGAATCCGGCCGTCCCCACCAAGTTGGCCGACCGAGGGAGTTTTCAAGCCGTCGGGTTGGTCATGGATGCGGCCTCATTCCTTCGGGAACTCGCGCGCATCCTGGGTGCGGTGCTGTAAGTCGAGCATCTTCCGCGAGCACCTTTGCGAGCACCTTCGATGGATGTCGCGGTACCTGTCAGGAAGACCCTGCGATGAGCCGATGCCGCTCAGACATTCGAATGACTGAGACCGGCGCATGAGGCACGAGATTGACCACAATTCGTACGGAGTCATGGGATGAGCCGGCTATTGGTCTGTCCGCCGGACTACTTTGCCGTCGATTACGAGATCAATCCGTGGATGCACCGGTCCAACGTGGTCAACACAGAACGGGCGATCGCACAGTGGCATCGCCTCGTCCACGTATTGGAAACGGAGTTGGGCGCGACGCTCGAGCGGATGAAGCCGGTTTCGGGCCTGCCGGATCTCGTCTTCACCGCCAATGCCGGCGTGGTCTTCGAGGGGAAGGCTGTTCCAAGCCGGTTCCGGTATCCCGAGCGGCGGCCCGAAGAAACCCATTTCGAAGCCTGGTTCCGGGAGCACGGCTACGGCGTGACGACTCTGGATGAAGGGCTATACTTCGAAGGCGCCGGGGATCTTCTGGGTTTTCCCGACGGCTGGTTCGGGGGTTACCGGCAGCGGTCGGACATTCGCGCCTTTCCCGTCTTGAGCGATCTCTTCGGAAAAGAAATACTCCCGCTCGAATTGGTGGACGGTCGATTCTATCACCTGGACACCTGCTTCTGCCCGTTGAGCGGAGGAGAGTTGTTGTACTACCCGCCTGCGTTCGACGACTATGGGCGAGCCACGATCAAGGAACGGCTCGATGGCAGGCGGCGGCTCGAGGTGCCGGAGGAGGAGGCGCTCAAGTTTGCCTGCAACGCGGTGTGCATTGGCCGGCAGGTGGTACTCCCCGAGAATTGTCCCAAGACCATGACCCTCCTGGAGTCTCAGGGCTATCAGCCTTATTCCCTCCCGCTGGACGAATTCATGAAGTCGGGCGGGTCTGCCAAATGCCTGACGTTGGCGCTCTCATGATACTCAGAAAGGCCGCGTGCTGCGTTCTCGAATCGCCCGATACTCTTATTTCTTCCTGAGTAGAAACGCACCGTACAGCCCGGCGATGGCGATCGTCACGAGTTCGATCGTCAACAATAGGCGGCTGACGATGGCGTCAGGGGCCGGAGGATCAAGCATGAATCGAAGCCCGAGAAATTCCGGTTCCTGCGAAGGAGGGGCTTCCCAGGGAGGAAAGATCACGGCCAGGATGAGAGCGGCCACCATGCTATACAGGGCACGAAGATTCAAGGATTCCGGTGTATCTTGAGGCGCGACCGGCTTGGCCGCCGCCGGCGGCTGATCCTGAAATGAATAGGCATCGAGACGCTGGCCGCATTGCGTGCAATACCGGTTCAGCTCCGGGAGTTCTCGACGGCAGGATGGACAGAGTTTCATAGGCGATTGCCGTGGCAGGCTACACGGAATCGCGGCAATTTTCCAGATGGCAGATTCCTGGAAACCTCGCCCGTCAGAAATGAAAGCTGACGCCGAGGCTGAGGTTCAATGCTCCATAGTTGGCCTTGAATGCGAACGGATCCGCGGCGGGATTGTTATCGTTCGATGAGTAGTTCATTCTGGCCCAATGATACTGGGCCTCGCCGAACAGCGCCCATTTGCGGGTGAGGTAGTAGCGGCCTCCTCCTTCCACGTTGAGGCCGATGTTCGTCGCCGACTGCCCGGGAGGAGCGGTCGGACCGGTCAGTTTTCCGAAGAACAGCGCCGGTCCCACGCCGACGTAAGGCTGAAAACGGTATTTCGGGTATCGGAACATGAGCGTCGCCACATCCCAGATGATCATGCGTTGATAGACGCCGGAGAACGTTCCCAGGTTGGCTGTTCCGCCGGGACCGCTGAGCGTCAATGGTCCCTGCTTGATGTGGGGGTTGGCAAAGGACACGCCGGTCTCGACGCCGATCCAACGCGCTTTCGAGAAATAATGACCGAGCTTGGCTCCCAGCATGATCGAGTTCTTCAACGCCTGGTCCGAGTCGATGGTGAGGCCTCCGATGCCGTTCTGTGTGACTTCGCCGTTGCTCAGGGGTTGTGGGAACGTCATCCCGACCTGGCCGCCGACGTAGGTCTCCGCCCGCAGGGAAGTCGTCAGTGCGAACGTGCAGCTCAGAATCGTCGCCAATCCGATCGGCCAACTGCTCAGTCGTATGATGCGCATGTGTCGGTTCCTCGCTGGCTTTGTGTAGTTCGGGGATATCCTATCGGTCGATCGGATTCCCGCGAAGACAATTGTGAAATCCAGGAGAGGGTGAGCAAGCCATGTGCCATCTGCCTGCGACCCAAGGGCCTGAATATGCGCCGATCGGGTCGACTCATCTTTCCGCACTGTCTGTTTCGTCACTCTGATTGTACGGGTTGTGAACACTCGTCGATTGACAGCGGAAAGAGCGGATTTCTATAATCGGCTTCCACCAACGTGCGGCTGCCCGAATCAGCGCAGGGCAGCTCCGACCTGAAATCTAGTCACCATGCCAATCACACGTATCGGAGTCATCGGTGCCGGAGCCTGGGGAACTGCCCTCGCCAAGCATTTGGCCGAGAAAGGGCTGCTCGTACGGCTATGGGCCTATGAACGGGAGGTCGTCGAGTCGATTCGCGCGTCACGCGAAAACCGGCTCTTTCTTCCCGGTGTGATGTTGCCGCGGTCGTTGGCCGTCACCAATATTCTGGGAGAGGCGGTGCAGGATTGCGACGGCCTCCTGTTCGCCGTTCCGTCGCATGTCGCCCGTCCCGTGTTGCGAGAGATGGCTCCGCTTCTTTCTTCGGGCATTCCGGTCATCAGCGCGACCAAAGGGGTGGAAGAAGATTCACTTCAGTTGATATCCCAGATCATGGACGACGTGCTTCCCCGGCATATGCGTGACCGAATTCTGGTCCTCTCAGGACCGAGTTTTGCCGCAGAGGTGAGCCAAGGCCAGCCGACCGCGCTGTGCCTGGCCGGCCGCGACGGTGAACTGGCTGCCGCCTTTCAAGCCGCGTGCATGACCTCGGCGTTGCGGATTTATGCCGACAGCGATCTCATCGGAGTCCAACTGGGCGGCGCGCTCAAGAACGTCATGGCGTTGGCCGCTGGAGTCGTCGACGGCCTGGGCCTCGGCCACAACACGCGGGCGGCGCTGATTACCAGAGGCCTTGCCGAAATGGTCCGCCTCGGTACGGCGATGGGTGCGGATCCCAGAACCTTTTACGGCCTGTCCGGGGTCGGGGATTTGGTGCTGACCTGCACCGGAACTTTGAGTCGCAACCATACGGTCGGGGTCCGGTTGGGCAGGGGGGAAAAGCTGGAAACGGTGTTGAGCGGCATGCAGGCCGTGGCCGAAGGGGTCCGAACCGCAAGGGCCGCGCTCGGGCTCGCCCGCCGGTCGGGAGTCGAGATGCCCATCGTACAGGAAATCAACGCCGTGTTGTTCGATGGAAAGTCCTGTCGTCGCGCCGTGACCGATCTGATGGAACGTGGCGCAAAACCGGAGAAGGGCATCGCATGACCAGGCAGACTCTCGAACGGATGTTGGAGCGTGTCCGCCTCGGACGATTGTCGGTCCCGCAGGCCCTGGACCAACTTCGCTCCCTGCCGTTCGAGGACTTGGGCTTCGCCTCGCTCGACCATCATCGGGCGATCCGGCAGGGATTTCCCGAGGTCATACTCTGCGAGGGAAAAACGCCGGCTCAGGTGAGAAGCATCGCCAAATCCCTGCTCAAGCATCACCGGCCGTTCTTGGCGACAAGGGCGACCCCGGAGGTGGCCGCGGTCATCACCAGGCTGCACCGCCGGGCCCTCTATCACAAGGATGCCCGCGTCGTCGCCGTCCGTGATCCCGGCGTCCGGCCGGTTGGATTGGTGCTGGTCGTCACGGCGGGAACGTCGGATGTACCGGTCGCGGAAGAAGCCAAAATTACGGCGGAAACCATGGGAAGCCGGGTCGAAACGCTCTATGACGTCGGCGTAGCCGGGATTCACCGGCTCCTGGATCGCCGCAGCCGCTTGCTGGCGGCGAGGGTGATCATCGTGATCGCCGGCATGGACGGCGTGCTGCCGAGCGTCGTGGGCGGGCTCGTATCCTGTCCGGTCGTGGCGGTGCCGTCGAGCCGCGGCTATGGAGCCAGTTTCGGAGGAGTGGCGGCCTTGCTGACCATGCTGAATTCCTGTGCGGCGGGCGTCGGCGTGATGAACATCGACAATGGATTCGGCGCCGGATGTCTGGCGCACCGGATCAATGTGCTTGGCACCGACGGTGA from Nitrospira japonica harbors:
- a CDS encoding NAD(P)H-dependent glycerol-3-phosphate dehydrogenase — its product is MPITRIGVIGAGAWGTALAKHLAEKGLLVRLWAYEREVVESIRASRENRLFLPGVMLPRSLAVTNILGEAVQDCDGLLFAVPSHVARPVLREMAPLLSSGIPVISATKGVEEDSLQLISQIMDDVLPRHMRDRILVLSGPSFAAEVSQGQPTALCLAGRDGELAAAFQAACMTSALRIYADSDLIGVQLGGALKNVMALAAGVVDGLGLGHNTRAALITRGLAEMVRLGTAMGADPRTFYGLSGVGDLVLTCTGTLSRNHTVGVRLGRGEKLETVLSGMQAVAEGVRTARAALGLARRSGVEMPIVQEINAVLFDGKSCRRAVTDLMERGAKPEKGIA
- the larB gene encoding nickel pincer cofactor biosynthesis protein LarB, which encodes MTRQTLERMLERVRLGRLSVPQALDQLRSLPFEDLGFASLDHHRAIRQGFPEVILCEGKTPAQVRSIAKSLLKHHRPFLATRATPEVAAVITRLHRRALYHKDARVVAVRDPGVRPVGLVLVVTAGTSDVPVAEEAKITAETMGSRVETLYDVGVAGIHRLLDRRSRLLAARVIIVIAGMDGVLPSVVGGLVSCPVVAVPSSRGYGASFGGVAALLTMLNSCAAGVGVMNIDNGFGAGCLAHRINVLGTDGDDPGRAG